The Bacteroidia bacterium genomic interval GTGTTAAGATTCCAGGCTCTTTTGTCGGAAAAGCTTGAACAAAGAGACAAAATTCGGCCATATAATTGCTGAGATAAATATGTAATATTTGCTCTCGGATGACGGGGGAACTCATGAGAGAAACCTGCATCTTTATGATAGATAAAACGATTACAAAAAGATGGGGTTATTAACTAAAAGCAAATTTACCGGAGACGAAAAATTCCTGTTCAATTGTTCATTAAACATGGATTTCAAAGCTCCTTTGCGGGTTTTACCAAATGCCGAGAGTATCTTATTTGAGAAAAGTATTAACCTGTTTTAAACAAAAGCCAAAGAAAAAACTGCGGACTTAAGATTCCGAAAATTCTCAATACGAGAAGTAAGGATTCTCTCTTTCGGCCTAATTTTTCTTTATTTGCTGATGTAAGATTATGGACAGAATTTTCCGAATTACACTCATTCTCACGCTCTTTTCCAACGCCCTATATGTTCAGGCTCAACTCCCGCCAAGACAACCCGAGCAGGATTGTTTTGGTGCACTAAGTATTTGCCAGGATGTATATTTTCAGCCTGACTCTTATAGAGGTGCAGGTAGAGATTCCGATGAAATAGACGGAAACACTTCCTGCATGATTCTGGGAGAACGTAACAGTGTTTGGTATCGCTTTCGCATCCAGACGGGTGGGCAGCTTTGCTTTACCATAAGTCCGGTGGATTCTGCCGATGACTATGATTGGGCCTTATATGACATCACCAATTCTTCTTGTGCCGCCATTCCTAACAACCCCGCTCTGGAGGTCGCCTGTAACTGGACCTTCAATACAGGTTGCGGAGGAGAGACGGGACCCAATGGCAGAACGGATTGTCCCGGACAATTTGAACCCTGCCTCACTGTAAATGCAGGAGATAGTTTTGTGCTAAATGTCAGCAACTTTACTTCCTCCAATGCAGGTTACACCATCAATTTCAGTCAATCTACCGCTGTCCTATTTGATGACACTCCTCCCAATGTAACCGGAACCAGCAGTTTCTGTACCGGAGTGACAATCACTTTTGATGAAAATATTCTCTGTAATACAGTTGATCCTTCCGATTTTGCCTTTAGTGGTCCGGATGGTCCTTATACTATTTCACAGGTAATCAGCCCCAATTGTGATACTGCCGGAAATGGTTTCGACAATAGTTTTGACCTCGTCGTTTCTCCGCCTATTCAGCAAGCTGGAAACTATACGATTTCTCTGGTAGGCTTTGTAGGGGATTTCTGTAATAATGGAGCGGCACCCTATACCGCCAACATCTTTATGCCTCTGCCCCCCAATGCAGGTATCAATGCACAAACGGATCAATGCCTGATTGGTAATGCCTTTGGCTTTGATTATACAGGGCCCTCTCAGGCACGTTCTTATCTCTGGAATTTCGGAGATGGAACCAGCAGCACCTTACGACAACCCCTGAAAAATTATTCCAATGCGGGTGTTTATACCGTCGAGCAGATCATTACAGATGTAAATGGATGTAATGATACCGCAACGGTAGATATCAATGTGCTGGACAAACCGGATATTAGCCTGATCACCCCTAATACGGCCTGTCAGGGAGCCAGCATAGATATTCTTCATCAGACTACCTACCCAAATTCCACAGCCGCTAATTTGAGCTGGCGAATGGGAGATGGAGTTATTCAGAGTAATATAGACAGCTTCAGCTATGCCTATACGCGTCCAGGCAGATACCAGGTTTTTCTGGAAGCCTTCAATGCCCTCGGATGTAGAGACACAGCCTCTCGATTTATTCAGGTTTGGCCCAATGCATTGGTCGATTTTGAGGTGGAAGAAGATGTTTGTAATGGAGATAGCGCACACTTCATTTATCGAGGTACTATGCCGCAATTACCCGGCTTCAGTGATTACATCGATACCTGGTGGTGGGATACCGGAGATGGAGATAGTTTAGGCGCACTGACCCATCCGGTACATTTGTATGATTCCGGTGGCGTGTATCCCGTAACTCTTTATATCCAAACCGATAAAGGTTGTGTGGATAGCCTCAGGCAAGATCAGATCATTTATCAACCCGATCCTCCTACGCTGGGAGATGATCCGGTATGCATCGGAGAACAATCACTCCTGACAGCAGTTCCTGATCCGGGCGGAATTAGCAGATGGTATTACAATCCAACAGATGAAGATCCGTTCCAACAGAGCAGCAGTTTCTTCACCCCTCCAGTCGTCTTTCCACAACAATACTATGTGGACCAACTCAGTAAAGAGGGCTGTGTGAGCGAACGGATTCTGGTAGAAGCCACACATTATCCCGTCGGCACAGGAGAAATTGTGCCCTCAGATAGCGTAGTAGAATTTCCCAACACCATCGTCAGTTTTAGCTTGAATGGTGATATTCCGGGGGACCTCTATAGTTGGGACTTTGGAGATGGAAATACCGCTCTCACGCCTTCACCGGCTCATGAGTATAAGTTTCCTAATAAATATCTGGTCAAACTCAATCTCACAGATATTTATGGCTGTCCCTATGACTTCCAAAAAGTGATAGAAGTTAAGAATCTGGTTGTAGTCCATGTTCCCTCTGCCTTTTCTCCTAATGCAGATGGCATCAATGATGAGTGGTACATAGCTACCCGTCTGCTACAGAGATTCAGAATCAGTGTATACAATCGCTTCGGAAATGAAATCTTTGCTACAGAAAATCCTGAATTTCGCTGGAATGGAACCAGTCAGGACGGAAAAGCTGTGAGAGAAGGTGTCTATGTCTATAGAGTTCAGGCCAAAGACAATCTTGGCAATACCATAGACAAAACAGGTACCGTAACCCTCTTCAAGTAGATTCTCACCTAATTTGAGTCGTCTCAAAACACTATTGATACCTCTTCGAAAAGTATCAGGAGTGATTTGAGACGATTCCCTTTTAGATCAGGACTAGATTAGCCTTACATTAAGCGACTAAGTCATGAATCTACTTTTCGAAATCATAGCAAACTCACTGGAAAATATGACACTATTCTTCTCAGTGACTAAGCTGTTTTTACTTTTCTTTTTTTCTTTGGGAATCTGGCTGCACCTATCATGGGGAAGGACCCATCTTAAGGAATTCGTTCAAATAAGGCGCGTCGGGGATGGAAGGCCTGTGGGCGGGCAGGTTTAGCCCTTCAGATTTTGAGCGACTTTTCTAAAAAGTCGCAAAAAAACCCATACAATAGAGGAAAATGAATCTTTCAAATTTGCATATTGAGAGAGAGAAAAAACAAGCTGCAACTACTCATGAAAAGAAGATCCTTCCTAAAAAAAGGCCTCGGAATTGCCGCCACAACTGCGAGCTTTGGAGGCAGTCAAAGCCTGCTTCAACTCAATACCCTTTCCCCAAAAAACAATTCTGATATCATAGTCATTGGTGCAGGAGTATTTGGCGTATGGACTGCATTTTATCTACAGGAATTGGGGGCAAAGGTGAGGCTCATAGACGCTTATGGTCCCGGCAATTCAAGGGCCAGCTCAGGAGGAGAAAGTCGAATTTTGCGTTCTGATTATGGGGATAGATGGATGTATAGTAAAATGAATATCCGCGCCTTTGAACTTTGGGATGCCTGGCAGGAAGAATGGGGGGCATCCTTTATGTATCCGACCGGTAGATTGAAGTTGGGTTTAGGGGAAAATAAAGATAAACTGCTCAAAGATCAGGAAGGCTTAAAAAAGCTGGGAGTTTCCTCAGAACTCCTCGACAACAAAGAACTGAGCTATCGTTGGCCACAAATGAATCTGGAAGGAATAGCATCAGGCATGTACTTTCCCGGTGGAAAAGGAGGTAGTACCCTCATGGCGCGCGAAGCAATCCGGATAGTTGCAGAAGAGTTTGTGAAAAAGGGAGGAAAATTGGAGATAGGTAAGGTAGAAACAGGCAAGAGTATTGGAGGCAAACAAGATCATATCCTCCTGAATCAGAAAGAAAAACTATCTGCAGATACCTATATATTTGCTTGCGGCCCCTGGACTCCCCGTCTTTTCCCAAACTTGTTTGAGGACAAAATAAAGGTAGTCAGAAGAGATGTCTTATTTGTGGGGGCAGCTTCCGGCGACGATCGATATAGTTATCCTAATTTTCCTGTATGGAGTTTCAGTAATCAGGCGGATGCCCGCTATTATGGTATGCCGGACATTCGGGGAAGGGGCTTGAAAGTAGCTCCCTGGCCGGATAACAATGGCATAGATCTCGACAAAGATGATCGTTTGGTAAATATGTACGAACTAAAACGTGTTCGCGAATTTATTGCCAAAAGATTTCCCGGTCTAAAAGACCAGCCCGTGCTCGAAACACGGGTCTGCCAATTGAGTTTCAGCTCAGACGAACATTTCATCATTGACCAACATCCAGAGATGGAAAACATTTGGTTTACCTGTGCAGGTTCAGGCCACGCTTTCAAGCACGGACCTGCTTTAGGAGAATATATTTCCAATCGCATTTACGAAGGAAAAAAGTTGCCGGAATATGATGATGCCTTTCGTCTACATTAAACTTATTCGACATCTACTTTCAACTCTATAGCAGGATGTTGATTGGGTGCTATTATCCCATTTAGCACCTCAAAATTCAGCAGGATTTCTTCTTTTATCTCTAAAGTCTTCACTTCTAGTTTTATCGTCCCTTTAGCAGGAATTTCAACGATATCACTATGTGCATGGAAGCTATACCTACTCGAATTATCGAGCAGGATTTTTGCATTAGATACATTCTCTAATTCTATTAGAAGGACCTGAGTATCTCCTCTGTATTTGGCAGAATTAATTTTCAAACTAGATTCAAATAAAGGCTTTAGAAACTCTTCTTTTCCCACAATCAAATCCTTGAAATAAGCAGCCGTTCGTCCAGCAAACATGGCTTCTTTAATCCCTTCAGCACTTTTATCTTCAGCAAAAACCAGCATTACCGGTCTATGGCCACCTTTTTGAATCCCATATTGCCAATCCACCAATCCGTGAATATCTGAGGTGCCCACTACCGCCAAATCATTATCCAGCGCCATTTGCAAGGCTTCATCTGAATAGGTCAAATCATTCACTACCTCTATCCCATGCAAAAGATCTTTTTCGATCAACTCTTTGTGCATATCCGTTATAGTTGCGATGCCATCTTTTCGCTGAGAAATCCAATTAGGATGGTTCCAGAAAACAAAGGCTCCTTGCTTTTTTGCTTCCTCAAAGACTTTCATCGGATCTTTATCCATGAGTTTATTGGCATCCTCAATAAAAATCGCATTGCTATGTCCCGGAGGCATGTCGCGGGTGATCTCTGCTCCATGAATGATCAATAAGTCGTGATCTCTGGCTTCACGCATCGCAATTTCATAGGATCGGTTTCTATCCGGATGAGGAATATCATCCAGGTGAGGTTGGTATTCTAAATGTTCCGTAAGGGAAATCGCATCCAGGCCGTCCCGGAGAGCTTCCATCACCCGGATATCCGGCCAGACACTCCCATCAGAAAAGACCGTATGAATATGAAAATCGCAAGCCAGGGTTTTAAATCCCGGAATATCAGGGAACTCTATGCTGCGGGAATAGGTATGGCTATGGTCGCTTTGTGCAAAAATGAAAGAGATACATAGCAAGAGAATAGTGAAGGTAGTAGTAGTTTTCATTGGAAAAAGCGTTTTTTCCAAACTACGCATTTGCTTGAGAAATGGACAATAGGAAGACTAAGAATTCCTGGATTTTATAGGCTATCTACCAGTTTTTTCGCTCTGGTTACACAATCTCCCACAGAAACTCCCTGAATATAATTCCCTATGAGATAAAAATCAGGGAGGCTTTCCTGGGCTTGACGAATTTCCGAAAGAATTTCCGGATGCCTCATGCTGTATTGTGGAATGGCATATTTCCAGTAAGACAAATCCTGAAATACGGCTGGAGATTTGATTTTCATAATTTTTTCAAACTCCTGCTGTGCTTGTTCAATATGAGATCGCGAATGCTGAGGGTCCAAATCAGGCTGGCGAGCCCCTCCCACAAAGAGGGTAAAGAGGCGTTTTTCCTTTGGGCTTCTTTCTGAAAAAATTCCTGAGTTCCAAATAGCACCTAATAAAGCAGTATTTTCTTTAGGAGGAATGAGGAAACCAAAGCCATCTACCGCTTGTCCCAGGGCGGTCGCATCATAGGCAAGATGCAATAATATCATGGGAGCATAGGGTATCCGCAAAAGGGCTCTGCTGAGCTCAGGAGACATTTCTTCCAGCATATTTGCTGCATGAGCAGGAGCTGCATAGATGAGCTGTTCCGCTTCAAAGCCCATTCCTTCGGCCTCTATTTGATATCCTCTTTCCGTCTTTTTGAGATTGTCAACTGCTGTAGAAGTCCGAATCGATTCGCCACAAACTTCCCTGATTCTTTCCGCCAACTTATTCATCCCTCCTTTCACTGCAAAAATACTCCTTTTCGGAGCTCCGGATTTTTTAGCTTCTTTTTGTCGGGCAATCAGGCCTTTCAGCAAAGAACCTTTTTCCTCCTCCATCTGTACCAAAGCAGGCATCACAGATTTCATATGCATCTGTTCAGCTATGCCCGCATAGACTCCCTGTAAACCTGCAGCTACCAAATATTCATAGGCTTCTCTGCCAATTCTTCGACTAAAAAATTCTGCTACACTTTCTGTCCCATCTGATTTTGAGGAAACGAAGGCTTCCCTGGCCAGACGCCATTTTGCTGAACGCGAAAGTAAACTTGATTTGAATAAAGAAAGGGGAGACTGAGTCAAAGCGTGAAGCGATCCATTTCGGTAGATATATCGTTTATGGCTGCTTTCGAAAGGCTTCTCAATTTCGGCCTCCAGGTCTAAGTCAGCAATCATTTCCTGGAGCTCCACATTCATAGCCACCGTATTCGCCCCTCTCTCCAGTGAATACCCATCCAGTTTCTCACTCTTTAAGGCGCCCCCACTTTGCTGTTCTTTTTCCAGCAAGACAAATGGGATGCCTTTCTTGTGTAAATAAAAAGCAGCTGTCAAGCCGGATATCCCTCCCCCTATGATCGCAATTTGAGTTCTCATACAAGCCAAATATCAGGAATGGGCAAATTCTTCCAGGCGGAAATGTGCCTTACACCATTTAGCTACTACCCTTGCCCAGGCTGCATTATCATTGAGGCAGGGAATCAGGGTAAAGGACTCACCTCCCGCTTCGAGATATTCTTCCTTTCCTTCCATACCGATTTCTTCCAGGGTCTCCAGGCAATCAGAAACAAATGCCGGAGTAACAACCAGCAATTTCTTTTTGCCCTCGGCCGGCAGTTCTTCCAGCACTTTATCTGTATAAGGCGTCAACCAGGGTTCGCCAGCCAAACGAGACTGGAAAGACACACTGTATTTTTCTTTGGGGATGCCCAACTTTTCGGCTACCAACTGAGTGGTCTTAAATACCTGATGACGATAGCAGGTATGGTGAGCTGCATTGGCAAGTTCACAACAATCTTTCCGACTCATGCAATGAGATTTGCTCGGATCGCCTTTTCGGAGGTGGCGTTCGGGAATGCCGTGATAGCTAAATAGCAGATGATCGTATTCTTCCTTCAAATAGGGACGCATACTTTCGGCTAAAACCTCTATGTAGTCTACATCCTCATAAAAAGGTGCCAGGGTCTGAACTTTCAGATTAGGATATTCCTTGTTGATGACCTCCTCAGTCTTGACTACCACAGTCTCAAAAGAAGACATGGCGTAGTGAGGATAGAGGGGAACCAGGAATATCTCTTCCAGATCGGGATTGGCATCCTTTAGTTTCTGGATGGCAGATGCAATCGAAGGCTTGCCGTATCTCATTCCTAATTCGACCGGAATCGGCAATTCCTTTTTGAGGAGCTCAAAGAAACGATAACTCAAAACAATGAGGGGAGAGCCTTCTTCCCACCAAATTTTCTTATAAGCTTTCGCAGATTTCTTGGGTCGGGTATTTAGGATAATGCCTTGTACCAAAAATTTTCTAAGGAGAAGTGGTACATCAATTACCCGTTCGTCCATCAGGAACTCATTTAGATAGGGCTTTACGTCTTTGGGCTCAGGAGAATCTGGCGAACCCAGATTTACGATCAATACTGCTTGTTTCATTTATCTCAGGAATATCCGATTTAAGAAATACAAAGGTAGAAGAAAAATCCGGCAAAAATGTTCGATTTATTTCGACATTTTTTTGCCTTTCCTGACAAGAGAGAAGATATATGGCAGGCAAAAGCAGCCTTAAACACATTAAAACCGTCCTTAATTAACTTGAAACGGATTTATTTATAATGAATCTAAAATGAGTAAGAAATACTCTTTTTGATATTTATACTTCCTTTTTGGGCATTTTTATTCCCGATTCAGGGGTATTTTTGTAACATATTCTATCAGAACAGAACCTGAGCATGCTGCAAAGTGAGGATCGTTTTTTTCAAATAGGCCTTAGTTTCAAAAAGGCCAATCTCCAAACCAGAGAAGCCTTCAGTCTGAGTAATGAAGCTATGGAAGCTTTATTGGAGGACTATAAAAGGCGCTTCGGCAGAGGTGCATTTGCAGTTAGCACCTGTAATCGTACAGAGCTTTATGGTTTTGCGCCACAAGCAGATGATTTGCTTAGCCTATTACTTACCTATAGCAAAGGAAAAGCAGAGAGCTTTGCAGAATTTGGATATATAAGAGAAGGCCACGAGGCAATCAGCCATCTTTTTCGGGTTGGCTCGGGATTAGAATCCCAGATCATCGGAGATTTTCAAATCATCAGCCAGGTAAAGCAAGGCTTTGAATTGGCGAAAAAGATGGGCTGCAGCAATGCCATGCTTGAGCGACTGGTCAATCTTGTTATCAAAAGTAGCAAACGCATCAAAAATGAAACAGGCCTGAGTAGTGGCACCACATCTTTGGCTTATGCGGCAGTACAAGCCATCAGAAAACAGTGGGACAGTAAAACTGCCGCTCCTAACATTCTCCTTTATGGAGTGGGTAAGATAGGAAGAGCTACCTGTGATAATTTGTACCGCAAATTTCCCCAGGCCAAAATCACCCTTATCAACCGTACGCTAACCCGTGCAGAAGAGATGGCCATGAAATATCCGGTAGAAATTGCAGCTATCGATCGGTTGAGTGAAGTGGCTCAGTCATCTGATGTAGTCGTTGTTGCAACGGGAGCGGATGAAGCGACTCTATTGAAAGAACATTTTGAAGGGAAAGAGAAGGGGAAGTTATTAATTGACCTTTCTGTACCTCGCAACATAGATTTGAAACTCCTGGAAGAAGGAAGAGCCGAAGTCATTGATGTAAATGGCTTAGCAGAAGTGATGAATTCAGGATTAGAAAAACGAAAAACAGAGATTCCCAAAGCAGAAAAGATCGTAGCGGAGGAGGAAGCAGCGTTTAGCAAATGGCTGCAAAACAGAAAATTCGCCCCTATGCTTAATGCGATTAAAGAGAATCTGCAGGAAATCAAAAGTCGCGAAATGCGTCGATTGAAAGAAGATATACACGAGGATGCCAAAGGGCAGGTCGACTTATTGACTGACCGCATCATCCTCAAGATCACCCGCCAGGTCGCTTTGCACCTCACCAGTCAAAGCGAAAATCCAGAAGATAGTCTCCGGACCATCGAGAGCATATTTAGATTGAGCGAAGAAAGCAGGGCTACATGATCAGAATCGGAACCCGAAAAAGTAAACTTGCCTTGTGGCAGGCAAATACAGTAAAAGCACTTCTGGAAGAACATGCCCTCGCGAGTATGTTACATCCCATGAGTTCAAAAGGGGACCTGATTACAAATAAACCTTTGCATCAAATCGGAGGTACAGGTCTTTTTACCAAAGTGCTGGATGATGCTCTTTTGAATAAAGAAGCCGATCTGGCTGTTCATTCCCTGAAAGATTATCCAACTGTTATCCCTGAAGGTTTGCATTTGGCAGCTGTATTGCCACGCGCCTCTGCCTTGGATGTA includes:
- a CDS encoding PKD domain-containing protein encodes the protein MDRIFRITLILTLFSNALYVQAQLPPRQPEQDCFGALSICQDVYFQPDSYRGAGRDSDEIDGNTSCMILGERNSVWYRFRIQTGGQLCFTISPVDSADDYDWALYDITNSSCAAIPNNPALEVACNWTFNTGCGGETGPNGRTDCPGQFEPCLTVNAGDSFVLNVSNFTSSNAGYTINFSQSTAVLFDDTPPNVTGTSSFCTGVTITFDENILCNTVDPSDFAFSGPDGPYTISQVISPNCDTAGNGFDNSFDLVVSPPIQQAGNYTISLVGFVGDFCNNGAAPYTANIFMPLPPNAGINAQTDQCLIGNAFGFDYTGPSQARSYLWNFGDGTSSTLRQPLKNYSNAGVYTVEQIITDVNGCNDTATVDINVLDKPDISLITPNTACQGASIDILHQTTYPNSTAANLSWRMGDGVIQSNIDSFSYAYTRPGRYQVFLEAFNALGCRDTASRFIQVWPNALVDFEVEEDVCNGDSAHFIYRGTMPQLPGFSDYIDTWWWDTGDGDSLGALTHPVHLYDSGGVYPVTLYIQTDKGCVDSLRQDQIIYQPDPPTLGDDPVCIGEQSLLTAVPDPGGISRWYYNPTDEDPFQQSSSFFTPPVVFPQQYYVDQLSKEGCVSERILVEATHYPVGTGEIVPSDSVVEFPNTIVSFSLNGDIPGDLYSWDFGDGNTALTPSPAHEYKFPNKYLVKLNLTDIYGCPYDFQKVIEVKNLVVVHVPSAFSPNADGINDEWYIATRLLQRFRISVYNRFGNEIFATENPEFRWNGTSQDGKAVREGVYVYRVQAKDNLGNTIDKTGTVTLFK
- a CDS encoding FAD-dependent oxidoreductase, which codes for MKRRSFLKKGLGIAATTASFGGSQSLLQLNTLSPKNNSDIIVIGAGVFGVWTAFYLQELGAKVRLIDAYGPGNSRASSGGESRILRSDYGDRWMYSKMNIRAFELWDAWQEEWGASFMYPTGRLKLGLGENKDKLLKDQEGLKKLGVSSELLDNKELSYRWPQMNLEGIASGMYFPGGKGGSTLMAREAIRIVAEEFVKKGGKLEIGKVETGKSIGGKQDHILLNQKEKLSADTYIFACGPWTPRLFPNLFEDKIKVVRRDVLFVGAASGDDRYSYPNFPVWSFSNQADARYYGMPDIRGRGLKVAPWPDNNGIDLDKDDRLVNMYELKRVREFIAKRFPGLKDQPVLETRVCQLSFSSDEHFIIDQHPEMENIWFTCAGSGHAFKHGPALGEYISNRIYEGKKLPEYDDAFRLH
- a CDS encoding Sb-PDE family phosphodiesterase; amino-acid sequence: MKTTTTFTILLLCISFIFAQSDHSHTYSRSIEFPDIPGFKTLACDFHIHTVFSDGSVWPDIRVMEALRDGLDAISLTEHLEYQPHLDDIPHPDRNRSYEIAMREARDHDLLIIHGAEITRDMPPGHSNAIFIEDANKLMDKDPMKVFEEAKKQGAFVFWNHPNWISQRKDGIATITDMHKELIEKDLLHGIEVVNDLTYSDEALQMALDNDLAVVGTSDIHGLVDWQYGIQKGGHRPVMLVFAEDKSAEGIKEAMFAGRTAAYFKDLIVGKEEFLKPLFESSLKINSAKYRGDTQVLLIELENVSNAKILLDNSSRYSFHAHSDIVEIPAKGTIKLEVKTLEIKEEILLNFEVLNGIIAPNQHPAIELKVDVE
- the hemG gene encoding protoporphyrinogen oxidase: MRTQIAIIGGGISGLTAAFYLHKKGIPFVLLEKEQQSGGALKSEKLDGYSLERGANTVAMNVELQEMIADLDLEAEIEKPFESSHKRYIYRNGSLHALTQSPLSLFKSSLLSRSAKWRLAREAFVSSKSDGTESVAEFFSRRIGREAYEYLVAAGLQGVYAGIAEQMHMKSVMPALVQMEEEKGSLLKGLIARQKEAKKSGAPKRSIFAVKGGMNKLAERIREVCGESIRTSTAVDNLKKTERGYQIEAEGMGFEAEQLIYAAPAHAANMLEEMSPELSRALLRIPYAPMILLHLAYDATALGQAVDGFGFLIPPKENTALLGAIWNSGIFSERSPKEKRLFTLFVGGARQPDLDPQHSRSHIEQAQQEFEKIMKIKSPAVFQDLSYWKYAIPQYSMRHPEILSEIRQAQESLPDFYLIGNYIQGVSVGDCVTRAKKLVDSL
- the hemH gene encoding ferrochelatase, with product MKQAVLIVNLGSPDSPEPKDVKPYLNEFLMDERVIDVPLLLRKFLVQGIILNTRPKKSAKAYKKIWWEEGSPLIVLSYRFFELLKKELPIPVELGMRYGKPSIASAIQKLKDANPDLEEIFLVPLYPHYAMSSFETVVVKTEEVINKEYPNLKVQTLAPFYEDVDYIEVLAESMRPYLKEEYDHLLFSYHGIPERHLRKGDPSKSHCMSRKDCCELANAAHHTCYRHQVFKTTQLVAEKLGIPKEKYSVSFQSRLAGEPWLTPYTDKVLEELPAEGKKKLLVVTPAFVSDCLETLEEIGMEGKEEYLEAGGESFTLIPCLNDNAAWARVVAKWCKAHFRLEEFAHS
- the hemA gene encoding glutamyl-tRNA reductase translates to MLQSEDRFFQIGLSFKKANLQTREAFSLSNEAMEALLEDYKRRFGRGAFAVSTCNRTELYGFAPQADDLLSLLLTYSKGKAESFAEFGYIREGHEAISHLFRVGSGLESQIIGDFQIISQVKQGFELAKKMGCSNAMLERLVNLVIKSSKRIKNETGLSSGTTSLAYAAVQAIRKQWDSKTAAPNILLYGVGKIGRATCDNLYRKFPQAKITLINRTLTRAEEMAMKYPVEIAAIDRLSEVAQSSDVVVVATGADEATLLKEHFEGKEKGKLLIDLSVPRNIDLKLLEEGRAEVIDVNGLAEVMNSGLEKRKTEIPKAEKIVAEEEAAFSKWLQNRKFAPMLNAIKENLQEIKSREMRRLKEDIHEDAKGQVDLLTDRIILKITRQVALHLTSQSENPEDSLRTIESIFRLSEESRAT